A single region of the Gemmatimonadota bacterium genome encodes:
- a CDS encoding phosphatidylglycerophosphatase A — MTDFRPPEPSFFVRLIATGFFSGYSGFAPGTAGSGVALVIYCLLPPLNAWAWGLLLIGLFFVGVYTSGACEKSWGKDPRRVVIDEFAGFFVTVSLLPQSVLVGIVGFVVFRILDIIKPPPARQVEALPGGWGIVADDVVVGIYGHLILILWLAFAPLSL, encoded by the coding sequence ATGACAGATTTTCGGCCTCCTGAGCCATCGTTTTTTGTCCGGTTGATTGCAACCGGCTTTTTTTCTGGCTATTCGGGTTTTGCCCCGGGAACAGCCGGGTCAGGCGTGGCATTGGTGATTTATTGTCTGTTGCCACCATTGAACGCGTGGGCGTGGGGGCTGCTGCTGATCGGATTGTTTTTCGTGGGGGTTTATACATCCGGGGCCTGCGAAAAATCCTGGGGTAAAGATCCCAGACGTGTAGTGATTGACGAGTTTGCAGGATTTTTTGTGACAGTAAGTCTGCTTCCGCAGTCGGTGTTGGTGGGCATTGTTGGCTTTGTCGTGTTTCGCATACTGGATATTATTAAGCCACCACCCGCCCGACAGGTCGAGGCATTGCCCGGTGGGTGGGGTATTGTGGCCGACGATGTGGTTGTGGGCATTTATGGACATTTAATTCTAATATTATGGCTGGCATTCGCACCTTTGTCGCTTTAG